The nucleotide window TTTCCGCGAGTTCGATGGCCGTGCCGATGGCAATCCCCGCCTCCAGCGTATCAAGTCCATACTCGTTGCAGAGGTAGTTAGCTTTGATGATCGCAGCCAAGTTATCCACGCCACAGATCGTGCCCACGCCGTAAATGGTTTCGTATTCCGGACCTTCGCCATGCCCGTCGAACTGCCCATGACCGCTCACCTTGGTCACACGGCCACAGTGAATCATGCAGCTATGACAGCCACGGTTGCGGGTCATGAAGTCTCTCTTCACAATCGTCCCGTCCACAGCGGCGGCACCGGAAAACACGCCCATCTGGAAGTTGTTGGTCGGCAACATGCCCACCATGTTCATGTAGGATACCGTGCCAGCGGTCCCCAGCATCGTAAGCCCGCCAGTGGTCGGACCTTTGACCAGCTTATCGCGGCCTTTCAACACGGCCGCAGTGAAAGCGGCAGGGTTGGCGATCTTGAGCCCTTTCGTGCCGCGCACAGCGACGGCCTTGAGATTTTTCGAGCCCATGACCGCGCCGACGCCGGAACGACCGGCGGCCCGCCCTTTGTCGTTCATAACACACGCGGTACGGGCAAGATTCTCGCCGCCTTGGCCGATGGACGCCACGCGGGTCTCGGGGTGCGTCTCTTCGCGGATGATATTCTCCGTGTCATCGACGATCTTGCCCCACAGATGTTTCGCGCTACGAATCTCGACCTTGTCGTCTTGGATGTAGAGATACACCGGCTCTTTCGCCTTACCTTCAAACATAAGGTATTCGTAGCCCGCATAGCGCAGCGCCGGTCCCCAGTAGCCGCCGGAGTTCGAGCACGCGATCGCACCAGTCAACGGCGACTTGGTAATCACCATGTAGCGACCGCCGGTGGGTGCGTAGGTCCCGGTCACCGGGCCGGTGGCAAAAATGAGTGGATTGCGGGGATCAAGGGCATCGACTTTGGGGTCCATGCTGTCCAGGAGGAGCTTGCTGCCTACCCCTCGGCCGCCAATGAAATCCTTGATCGTCTGTTCCGGCACGGCTTCTTTGCGAATTTCTCCAGTGCTCAGATTGACACGCAGAAGAGTGGCTCCTTGCATAACGCCCTCCTAGGCAATAACACCAACGAAGTTGTGGACTTTCTTTGTGGTGTCTAGCATGTCCGCCGAGACCGAACAAGGACGCAAGGCAGTCGTTCAGTCACTCAGTCCATCGGTCGCTCAGTCAGGCTGAGAGACTCCCAGACTAAGAGACTGAAAGACTCGTAGACTGAAGGACTGAGAGACTGAGCAACTGATCATCGGTAGGCCACGATCTCCAGCAAGTTGCCGTCCGGGTCCAGGAAATAGAGGCAGTCATGATCGCCCCAGTCCACCGGTCCATACGTAGGAGTGCGATGCTCGGCAAACGACTGACGCGCGGTTTGGAAGTCCGCTGGGGAAACTTTGAAGGCATGATGTCCTTTTCCCAACGGATTCTCGATCCGGTCCGTGATCCGTGGCGGCAAGTCGGCGCGCGCGAATAGAGCAAGCATCAGCCCACCGCAGCGCAGCAGCACCTGATGGCGGCCGAAGCGCTGCGCCACTTCTAAGCCCAACACCTCAGTATAGAACCGTTCGGAACGATCGAGATCGGATACGTCAAGGCCAACATGGTCGAGTTCGAGTACACGCATGGCACGGGCTCCTTTGGGCTTTTTCTTCCTCAGTCTTTACCCTTCTCGCTACTTTTTTCCACCGCTTGACGGTTCGGTCGGTTTCAGAGTAGTGTCCTGACAGTTTCGTAGGAGGCAGGACGGGCATGCTCATCGAGTTGCTGAGGGCGCTAACGCAAGACATCTACGATCAATTAGGGAGCGGCTTCGACGAAGTCGTCTATCAGAAAGCCTTTGAAGTCGGGCTGCGCCTGCGTGGCGTACCCTACGAAGCGCAACGTATCGTGCCGGTCTTTTACGAGGGGTTCTACATCGGGGAAGGCAAACCCGACCTCATCGTCAGCGACGGGAGGGAAAAGATCGTCATCGAACTCAAAGCCGTGGAAAGCGTAGGCCACAAAGAGCAGGCACAGATCAAAAACTACCTGCGGGTGCTCAACGCCTCGTCCGGTGTACTCATTAATTTCCCACAGCCAACGAAATCGAAAGCTGCACGAGACGGTGTCGAATTCATCGAAGTGTCAAAGGAGGCATAATTATGGCAGATTTCGAAGCTCGGCTCGCCGCACTCGAAGGGCGCGTGCGCGAATTGCAGGACCGTAACGAAATTCAGGAACTCCGGTTCAGCTATCATCTGGCGGTCAACGAAAAGAAACCGGAGATGATTCCCGACTTGTTCGCCGAGAACGGCGAGATCGATTTCGCCCACCTCGGCAAAGCCGTCGGCAAGGCCAACGTCGCTGCATTCTACAAGCAGGCGTTGTCGGAACTCGTGCCCTTCGTGAAACAATTCATCCACAACCACATCATCACCGTGAACGGCGACAGCGGCTCCGGCGTGAGCTATCTCGAAGCGAAGCCGATCTTCAACGGCGAGAGCTTCCTGGTTGCCGCACGGTTCGACGACGACTATGTGCGCGAAAACGGACGCTGGAAATTCCGCAAGATGACGCTGCTGCCCTACTTCATGGTGCCGCTGAAAGAAGGCTGGGCAGGGCCGAACAAAATCCAAATGGTGCGGAAGTAGCCGTTTCCTGGAGCAGCGACCGGCGCCGCTGCTCTCACCCCTCACGCCAACGTCACGCCGCCATCAACGATCAGATTCTGACCGGTGACAAAATCCGAAGCCGCAGAGGCAAGAAACAACGCGGGACCAACCAGGTCTCGCGCCTCCCCCAACCGGCGCAACGGAGTTTGCCGTAGCATTTCTTGCTCGACCTCAGGCCGCTGCAGATGCGGTGCCGTCATATTGGTGCGGATATACCCGGGGCTGAAACAATTGACGTACACTTTATGCTTCGCCCAGCGGTACGCGAGCACCCGGGTGAGTTGAATGACGCCGGCTTTCGCCGCAGAGTACGTCACCCCGGAGTTGACGATCAGACCGGAAATCGAGGCGGTGTTGACGATCTTACCCCCGCCATGCGCGATCATATGACGCCCCGCCGCCTGGCAGCACAGAAACACGCCGGTGA belongs to Deltaproteobacteria bacterium and includes:
- a CDS encoding aldehyde ferredoxin oxidoreductase family protein yields the protein MQGATLLRVNLSTGEIRKEAVPEQTIKDFIGGRGVGSKLLLDSMDPKVDALDPRNPLIFATGPVTGTYAPTGGRYMVITKSPLTGAIACSNSGGYWGPALRYAGYEYLMFEGKAKEPVYLYIQDDKVEIRSAKHLWGKIVDDTENIIREETHPETRVASIGQGGENLARTACVMNDKGRAAGRSGVGAVMGSKNLKAVAVRGTKGLKIANPAAFTAAVLKGRDKLVKGPTTGGLTMLGTAGTVSYMNMVGMLPTNNFQMGVFSGAAAVDGTIVKRDFMTRNRGCHSCMIHCGRVTKVSGHGQFDGHGEGPEYETIYGVGTICGVDNLAAIIKANYLCNEYGLDTLEAGIAIGTAIELAEKGYIPESDIGFPLKFGDADALVKLLEAQAFRTGPIGHWLAEGGYRLAEHYGHPELFMGSKKQGFAAYDPRGSIGMGLAYATSNRGACHLRGYTISLEHFGNPIKLDPFTTQEKPYWLTILQNTTSFVDASGICLFSTFDMNPGEDVMAMVSESLGHQAGGPEDMLKIGERIWNLERMFNNAAGLTRADDNLPPRITSEPLTEGPSKGHVVDLPPMLDEYYQLRGWDNQGRPLPEKLRELGLA
- a CDS encoding VOC family protein, with the protein product MRVLELDHVGLDVSDLDRSERFYTEVLGLEVAQRFGRHQVLLRCGGLMLALFARADLPPRITDRIENPLGKGHHAFKVSPADFQTARQSFAEHRTPTYGPVDWGDHDCLYFLDPDGNLLEIVAYR
- a CDS encoding GxxExxY protein produces the protein MLIELLRALTQDIYDQLGSGFDEVVYQKAFEVGLRLRGVPYEAQRIVPVFYEGFYIGEGKPDLIVSDGREKIVIELKAVESVGHKEQAQIKNYLRVLNASSGVLINFPQPTKSKAARDGVEFIEVSKEA
- a CDS encoding nuclear transport factor 2 family protein; protein product: MADFEARLAALEGRVRELQDRNEIQELRFSYHLAVNEKKPEMIPDLFAENGEIDFAHLGKAVGKANVAAFYKQALSELVPFVKQFIHNHIITVNGDSGSGVSYLEAKPIFNGESFLVAARFDDDYVRENGRWKFRKMTLLPYFMVPLKEGWAGPNKIQMVRK
- a CDS encoding SDR family oxidoreductase, with amino-acid sequence MTGHDLFALAGKRGYVTGAGSGLGRAIALGLAEAGAAVAVSDINLSTAEEVAREIQSQGGRALALRADVARKDEVEALVRTTVEQLGGLDFAFNNAGMLKIVKPEELSEEDWRTELDVDLTGVFLCCQAAGRHMIAHGGGKIVNTASISGLIVNSGVTYSAAKAGVIQLTRVLAYRWAKHKVYVNCFSPGYIRTNMTAPHLQRPEVEQEMLRQTPLRRLGEARDLVGPALFLASAASDFVTGQNLIVDGGVTLA